In the genome of Centropristis striata isolate RG_2023a ecotype Rhode Island chromosome 6, C.striata_1.0, whole genome shotgun sequence, the window TGgcacacatttttcaaaagATATTCATGATTTCCAGACAAATGAATGAATCTTATCGATTTCGATGACCTCCCGACATTTCCCTTAACAGCTAATGATTTTTGGTAACGATTAGTATTATGAACTGTCTATGGCGACATTCTTTGGAAAAGTCACAAGCAGTGAACAGTTAGTGGCCGTTTTCCGTCACCAAACAGTGGTTTGTCCACAGAGAGGGAAGACGGGACTTACACTGTAGACTCACTCTGCTAGCATTGTGAATAAACACATACTATGGtggaacaaaaaagaaaagaacgaTCACTACAGATGATGAAACTTAGTGTAACTTAACTTGAAAGTAAAAGTGAGATTCAAAAATACACCTGTAATGATAGTTTATCATTATAGATGCCACCAAAACAGCGAAACAGAGATCTTCGAGATTGTAACCTCACGTTAATCTGTTTTgggaataatgtttttttactgacaagtaaaatatttaattgtgtACATTTCTTTATCTGTTCCCAAAACTTCGATatgtattattttgtaatgtaactattgtgttaaatgttaaatgagaGATCAGTTATTTAGGCATATAAATTGACCTCATTTTCACATAGAAAACTTCAAGCAGCTGAAGAGAGAGTGAACAGACCCCTCATACTCCGCCACTATGGTGATGCAAAGGCAAAACTAAAGGACAGGCGAGCGAGGAGAAAGGCCCAACCTGCTGCTCTAGTCAACGGGATGCCCCAGATACCAGAAGTGAAGCAGCAGGATCCGGTCCGGCAGAAACTACACTACAGGATCAACGACGGCTCCTCCTTCATATAGTATCCTTCTCTCATCATGTTTATTCATAAGTATATAAAATTCTAGTACTTGTCCCAGAAGCAAATGCTGTGTTCGACATTTTGCTAATGTGTCACTGCAGCTGActttttgacctttgacccgcACTCTCAGCCATCCGTCTGGTTGTGTCGCAGTATGCCAGAGCCACTCCGGTCTGCCCTGCGGAGGCTTCTATACCAATGTGTTCAGTGACAGCGAGTGTCCCGTTATTCTGGCGACCATCACTGCGTTTGGGCACGGGGCTGTTACACACCCTCTGAGGTGAGTTCAGCGCTGATATGTGAGAATGTGTGAATAAGTGAAAGGGGCGCTCCACTGGGAATAAGTCAGGATAATGTCTCCTGTGGCTCTGGAGAGAGCTTTCCAAAGTTTGGCCTATATTTATAGAGATATATTGGGGACATAATGTTTTGATATCTCTGCCTCTGCTGATTTGATTTTGACTtaaatttaacaacaaaaaatgtatattttgcatAGGCTGTAGCAAAGTAGTGGACATAGCCTCTGTGTAAAGTAAAGCCAATGCGGAAGTGCTTTAGACCTGTATTCTTTCTCATGTACATTTGGGGGGTGGCttccttgtttgttttcatcttagaaCTTTTACCCTTTCATAGTTTGCttcacttcatcaaagttaaatgtaccattttgataacctaaaaatgtcttggtcAGTGTTTGGTTTTACTAAAAgacttttaaaagaaattttacagtaagtacatttttgtttaaGTTTTTTGCAAGCCAAAATCTCAAATAAAATCACAGTTGTTAATCATGGATTCACCTGCTCCCACTAGCTGGTGCCAAAGCGTTTGCTATACTTACCTGGGTTCCCAGTCAGGTCCACCCtctcgtccaaatatggtcacttctggctccaaaaaacaaaaacacaagatggCAAAAACCACAAGCCAAACACAAGGCTTCAGAACAGTACTCCACAaccattaacacacaaacatgagaTTGCTGTCGATGTTCTAATCATACTCGCttaaagaaagcaaaaaaaaccctccaaaatGCTGAATGGCTTTAACTTGTCTTTCTATAATTCTGTATGTGTGACATCTCTAATGATGTGTAAAATCTTCCTCCAGCTCTGCCATCACAGCAGTGTGGGACCAGGATGGTggattcatgtgtgatgatcaTGGGAACATAACTAAGGAGTGGAGCTGGCATACACGCACACTGACGGAGAAGATTGTTATACAGGTGCAGCCACTGTTCTAAAATAGCGACTTTTGACACTACCATAACTTTTTCTATAGTTACTGTTTTAGATCCATGTTTGTTgtgcaacaaacaaacagaatcaTATTGCACAGAAAGAAGGCCTGAGGTAATCTCCAGACATGAAATATATTCAGTGACAATGGCAGTCACAATCTGGGGTGAACCTGTCATGTGAGATAATTCTGAGATGTGCATATGGGAAATGTCACATTTAGGGTCAGCAGAGCAGGGCATGTGAGGCATGACGCATGACCTCCTGACGAACAAACACTAACCGCCTCTGACAAGTCCAAGAGAGGTTTTATAACAGGCCTGCAGCGTACACATTAGATAACCATGGATGAATTCAGCAAAATATATGAGTgctcacaatcatttcattttatagACACCTGTTAATGTCTTTCTCGTCTCCTACAGTTGTCAGGTGTAATCTCTGTGAGGCTGTTCAGTGGGACTTCTGCAATGCTCAGCTTCCGGTGCAATAACGAAAGTGTTCAACTTCCTCTTTCTGCCCTGTCCAGTGTTAATCAGTCAGAGGAAACGGTGAgattaaaataacaagaaaaattaaGAGAAAGAAGGATAACATTCATGACAAACAACTTTAATATATCTCGTCGACTCTGGATTGACAGACTCTGCAGACTGAAGAAAAGTTTACCTCCGATTCTGCTCACGACCTCGTGCTGGGGAGGAAGATAAAATCCCCTGCTGTGGTCCTGGAGAGCAAGAGGAACCTGACGCTAACACCTGTAAGAGACTTGTATCAGCTAATGACATTGCCTCAGCGGAGGCATGAAACCTACAATAGAACAATACCTTTGAAAATGCCTTCACCGAGTCACTTTCCATACAACAGCTTTCTAAATAAAGGCCTTATGTTGTTCTATATCATATAATCTACCATGCGAGAAATGATGTATGGCAGGTGTGTGGGAGCTCCCGGGAGGTCCTCCAGATGGTCAGAGAGGTGGAGGGGCTCGAGGAGCCGTCAGCAGAGTGGAGAAGAGGAGGGCATGTTGGCAGGGAGCTGAAGAGGCTCCAGCAGAGGGTACGAACCACCCTAAACGGCTGGCTGGATTATTATCGCGTGGCCATTGGTGAGCACAGCCCTTTTTTTAGCTTTTCTGAAATGTGTGCTCTCGCTTCCCTGCTGGGATCAAACAGCAACCGGTGGGTGGGATGTACTGAACATTATGAGTTATTAAAATATGAAGTGCAGATAAAAGTGAGTCAATTTGACCCAGTAAGGTTGTTCAGAGTTTGGTTCAGTGAAGCAAAAAGTTACAGTATCATCTCTTCCTGCAAACTCAACATTATTGAATAGTTCCATCAGGATCTTGTTCACGGTCACTTGTGTCACTCGgtgtctgtgtgcatttctgagtgacctcttcctctccttcagGTATCAGGTGTCCTGACACAAAGCGGATGCCAGATGCCCCACTGAGGACCAGGCTGAGGAGGGAGGTACAGTCAGCAGCTCTGCCCTCTCTGCGGGCAGATGCTAAACCGGTCCGGCCTGAGGAGGGCAGGAATGAGTTACAGGAGCTGCAGAGGCATCCGTCGGCAGCAGCAGAAAGACCTCTGGACTCCAACATCAAGCTGCCAAGGTAACTTTACACCAATACGGATTACTGAACGGGCCTACCGGGCACAGGCCCAGGGCCCCAAAGTGTCAGCCCCTCCACCTTTACTGCCAAAATGTCACTTAACCAgggagacccaaaatgaccacaaagaaacaggaACCtactacaaaaagaaacaaaaagactacaaatagatcaaaacaactaaaaagagattttctatccatccatccatccatccatctatctatctatctatctatctatctatctatctatctatctatctatctatctatctatctatctatctatctatctatctatctatctatctatatgctAGTGATTTCATTACTGAAAACAGAAGCACACTGTTTATTGATTAGCTGCTTTGACTCTGCTCGACTTTGCTCATACTGaattatgtaatatatatatatatatatataaataatctataatatTTCACTGTTATGACCTTTATGTTGCcaggaaaacacagaaaaagcaaACAAAGGAGGAACCCTGTGTCACACAGATAGGACCTCTCCAAATTTATGGCAACATCCAACCTGAGTAAGGCTTCTATTCCTGACAGTCACAGAAACACATTCAAATGTTATTGTGCAGAATATGACATTTACTGCAATTTATAAGAGCAAGAGTATATTTACACTGACAGCTTCACTATCACCCCCACCCCACCAGGTCAGTGATTATTCCAAACAGTGCAGATTTGCAGCCCTCCGCTGTCACTCGCTGTCCAGCCCCACCATCATTCACCCCCTCCACCCCTCTCACAGTGTGCCCCGCTCTGCTGAGAGCTGCCCTGCTGCGGGAGGGGGGGCGCAGGCGGTGCTGCTGCAGCGCTGCACTGATGCCAGTGGTGACGGACCTGGAGTACGATGCCTTCGTTATGGGCCAGCCTCCACACAGTCAACAGATCCTGGTGGTGTGTGTGACTCCGCCGCTCCGACCCGTCAACACGCATGCAGCACGCGGTCAGGACATGTTGGAGCAGCTTTACAGGAGGAGGAACAAGCACAGAACCATGCCTTGTTCTCAGGTGTAATTGCAGTCTTACATACAAAGggcagacaaaataacaaaaacacaaaaagctgcatttttttcttttcttttgatcATAGATTGCATAGACAAAGGGCCAGTAAAAGACATACAGCAGGATACAGTGCAGTGTATTTCTGAAAACTCAGTAACAGGTGCTGTTTCTAATCTAGTGCCAGATGGATTCATTTCGCCTGGTGCGCTATGAGATGTCAACAGGGAAGCCCAGCGGTGCATCGGAgaacatcctgctgcagcagcggcACAACGCTGCTCCTGGGATGGTCCTGGTCAGTAAACTCACTGCAGGCTTGGCTGAAGGCTCTGCTCAGTGCAGGTTTTCACGGTTCCCACTGGGGGGCAGCAGCAGTGCTTGCCCAGACCAGGAGAGGTGACAGTAtagtggggggtgggggggggggggtgagatGCTGTCCTTTCCAAGACACCCAgacatttattataaaaaatactgtagGCTGACAGGCAGTGAAGGATGGCGCTTCTTAATTACAAAAAGGTGGTCTAGTTTTTAGCCCAAAGTCATGAGAGCTGCTCCACTGATTTTTGCTGTAACATGAAAATCCCTCCTTCAGTCCATAAATCAAACAGAAGACACACGATTTTCTCACACGATTTTCTCACACTGTACAATGTGTAAGATCCTGTGTTGTGAAATCTCAAAATATTCGACTGACTGACTGTTCTTATGTTATGAAAACATAGAATCAACACGGTGATGCAAACCACTTCTCTATAATGTAAATACAGATAAAtggacaaatgtttttttttttaaatcacattgaaAAGTGcagttttttcttccttttgccCATATTTAGTGTAAATTCTCCTTGTTTTTGTGGTAGATGTACATCAGAGGGAAGCTGCTGTTTGTGGGCTACATATTCGGTGGTGACAGCTGCTCTGTCAGGGACCTTCAAAAGCAAATCTCCAGAACCAGGGGTGACTACAGATTAGGCCTGAGCCTGCCTTCAGACTACCAGTTCAGGTAGTGCTGCACCATACCCAGTGCGAATCTGATTTACTATGAAAAATGTAGTGATGTAGTTTGAATATATGAGGGAATTAAACCTAAAACAAAACAGTGATCATCATCAAAACACTTTACTTAACCCTCAGGGCAGGTTAAGCGCATTTTACttgcttttcatttttaattttttgatcattttggctgtgttcatgcatttgAATTTTGGcaagattgtgtatttttatttgatcttgttatttccagctcagctcctgcagtaagattaaaatacactgtgtacCAACCAAAATTACACTCTTAAGGTTGAGCGCataaaacccattcaaaatgcaatttttgaTCTCACATTAAAGCataatacatgcattttttaaaattaaatgttggTGTCAATCAATGAAAGtagaatataaaatgtataatattttttatagcttGCTTTTAAAGAGCACATTATATGCACTAAGTAGTACAAGTGTGTATAAGATTTAAAACatagaaaatctgaaaaatctacaaaaacagtcctgcattcaaaattttactgaattaaaaaatgtacttgaagtatcaaaagtaaatgtacCTATTGGGCAGATTGGCCCCTGTCAGCGTTATATTAGTAGATCATTACTTATActtataatgaataaatacataagcAGTACTTCAATGTTGTAGATGGTTGGAGGTAGAGCTAATTTTATCTGCTTCAAATCAGataactcaaaaaaaaaaaaaagactagatTAATGAATGTCAACAAAGTGTATTTTGTATATAAACATGCATAtcgtggttttttttgtgttgaatgCCTTATTTTGTGGTATGAAGGACTTATATCTTGTcccacattttttaatattttcagtgAATTAAATATAAACTTTTGCGTAgttgaataacaataatgaaTCATATTTTAAAGTCTACATGGTTCATAAGTTAAATATAAAAAGCCCTTCAATagaaataatcaagtaaagtacagggATCTCCAAATTGTACTTGTAAATGTACTTTGCCCTTTCCTTGCAGTGATGCAGTTATTACCTCAGCAGCCGCAGATGCTCACAGCTCACATAATGCAACACGAAAAAGAGGAGATGACACAACACTGACTGCCTCAGTGGAAAAGGAAAAGGCCAATCAGAGGTATGTGACGGAATTAATATTCTTTATACATCCCTGCAGATTTCTGAAATGGAACATGATGAAACTGTAACTCATGTTCTCGTAATTGTTTTTACTGCCTCCGATTCTGTTCATGTTGTCATTTAACACAATATTAGATATGAATTAACACCTTGATGTTTTCTTCcttaacagaaaaaacaaccaaGATCCTGAAGTATCAAACAAACGACAGAGAAGCTTTTGGATCAAACCAAAGAAGACTTCAGCACTGCCTCGAGTTCCTGTCATCACACACTGAATATGCAACAGTTACATATAAATATCTGTAGTGTGCAATCAAACTCCAAATGCACCATTTGTTTATAATGCAGATTAACAGCACTGCTTTATCTGTATCTgaaatgcaattattttttttaaacttcttgtCATAAGAAGTAAAACCCTTTCAGGCATTAGGGTTGAAGATCTTTTAACAC includes:
- the LOC131974005 gene encoding uncharacterized protein C3orf20-like, which translates into the protein MTSSVAEPRTGPLYFFDQPTKRSRIKGTRSSILHFNSAIEEIKCEDATHSNRDDNKESEELSQRLSGETCGDAKPDTSPALNIKDPMDAYRRAAPQLLTEVARLLSQHKWTEEGRLPHGIVNILNYSWKDLTAAGSVHLRSSEQTEKRPKSKGSAKLDAACSQQVSASDKREAGGRGGECAVENDAPSVRKAPVSSNPHVKKRRHNSNRAPNSSSISFSISSSCSNPGWIIQPKQPSCDEPQQISLSQWVVERLQAARSPEKLQAAEERVNRPLILRHYGDAKAKLKDRRARRKAQPAALVNGMPQIPEVKQQDPVRQKLHYRINDGSSFIYHPSGCVAVCQSHSGLPCGGFYTNVFSDSECPVILATITAFGHGAVTHPLSSAITAVWDQDGGFMCDDHGNITKEWSWHTRTLTEKIVIQLSGVISVRLFSGTSAMLSFRCNNESVQLPLSALSSVNQSEETTLQTEEKFTSDSAHDLVLGRKIKSPAVVLESKRNLTLTPVCGSSREVLQMVREVEGLEEPSAEWRRGGHVGRELKRLQQRVRTTLNGWLDYYRVAIGIRCPDTKRMPDAPLRTRLRREVQSAALPSLRADAKPVRPEEGRNELQELQRHPSAAAERPLDSNIKLPRKTQKKQTKEEPCVTQIGPLQIYGNIQPESVIIPNSADLQPSAVTRCPAPPSFTPSTPLTVCPALLRAALLREGGRRRCCCSAALMPVVTDLEYDAFVMGQPPHSQQILVVCVTPPLRPVNTHAARGQDMLEQLYRRRNKHRTMPCSQCQMDSFRLVRYEMSTGKPSGASENILLQQRHNAAPGMVLMYIRGKLLFVGYIFGGDSCSVRDLQKQISRTRGDYRLGLSLPSDYQFSDAVITSAAADAHSSHNATRKRGDDTTLTASVEKEKANQRKNNQDPEVSNKRQRSFWIKPKKTSALPRVPVITH